In a genomic window of Ignavibacteriota bacterium:
- a CDS encoding CoB--CoM heterodisulfide reductase iron-sulfur subunit A family protein has product MDGNGEIRVGFYICHCGSNIAGLIDVERVAAYAARLPGVVLARDYKYMCSDPGQALLEQDIREHALNRIVVASCSPLLHEQTFRNATERGGLNPFYMHMVNIREHGSWVHNDGELATGKAMDMVRAAVRRVAFHEPLERRSVNVTPAVLVVGGGIAGIHAALTIAHAGRKVYLVERDPSIGGHMAQFDKTFPTLDCAACILTPKMTAVKSHPNITLWTYSEVERVEGYVGNYRVTVKRKPRYVIEDLCVGCLECIEACIYKNGRWPDEFNMGLSKRKPVYIPFPQAVPPVPVIDPEHCVHIKTGTCKDLCVQICADREAIDFSQQAEHIDIDVGAVILATGFRAFDPKRIPYYGYGVLPNVYTALEFERIVNSSGPTGGEVVMRNGRAPERVAIVHCVGSRDEDYNRWCSRVCCMYSLKLAHLVKEKTGAEVYSFYIDMRAAGKGMEEFYNRVSSEGVHLVRGRVADITPETLPPPEDGSGRVIVQAEDTLIGRIRKIPVDMVILSTGLEPREDAEDVRRMFTISCSTGGFFLERHPKLAPVSTFTDGIYLAGACQGPKDIPDTVAQAGGAAAEALALLDAGSFELEPNTAYIDDDACSGCLSCLPLCPYTAITRDDETKKARINEALCKGCGTCVASCPSASIRQHLFEDAEILSEIDGLLSYH; this is encoded by the coding sequence ATGGACGGCAACGGAGAGATCCGCGTCGGCTTCTACATCTGTCACTGCGGCAGCAACATCGCCGGACTCATCGACGTGGAGCGGGTTGCCGCGTACGCCGCGCGGCTGCCCGGCGTCGTACTTGCGCGCGACTACAAGTACATGTGTTCGGATCCGGGACAGGCGCTGCTCGAGCAGGACATCCGCGAGCACGCGCTGAACCGCATTGTTGTCGCCTCGTGTTCCCCGCTGCTGCATGAACAGACATTCCGCAACGCCACCGAGCGCGGCGGGTTGAATCCATTTTATATGCACATGGTGAACATCCGCGAACACGGGTCGTGGGTGCACAACGACGGCGAACTTGCAACGGGAAAGGCGATGGACATGGTGCGCGCGGCCGTGCGGCGCGTCGCCTTCCACGAGCCGCTCGAACGGCGTTCCGTCAACGTGACACCCGCCGTGCTTGTAGTCGGCGGCGGCATCGCGGGCATACACGCGGCGCTCACCATCGCGCACGCAGGCAGGAAGGTGTACCTCGTTGAGCGCGATCCCAGCATCGGCGGACACATGGCGCAATTCGACAAGACGTTTCCGACGCTCGACTGCGCGGCGTGTATTCTGACCCCGAAGATGACCGCGGTGAAGTCGCACCCGAACATCACGCTCTGGACATACTCCGAGGTGGAGCGCGTCGAGGGCTACGTGGGCAATTACCGCGTGACCGTAAAGCGGAAGCCGCGCTATGTGATCGAGGACCTCTGTGTCGGCTGCCTCGAGTGCATCGAGGCCTGTATCTACAAGAACGGTCGCTGGCCTGACGAGTTCAACATGGGACTCAGCAAACGCAAGCCCGTGTACATCCCCTTTCCGCAGGCGGTGCCGCCCGTGCCCGTCATCGACCCGGAGCACTGTGTACACATCAAGACGGGCACATGCAAGGATCTGTGTGTACAGATTTGCGCGGACCGCGAAGCGATCGATTTTTCGCAGCAGGCCGAACACATCGACATTGACGTGGGGGCCGTGATCCTGGCGACGGGCTTCCGCGCCTTCGATCCGAAGCGTATCCCGTACTACGGGTACGGCGTCCTGCCGAACGTGTACACGGCACTCGAGTTCGAACGCATCGTAAACTCGTCGGGCCCGACGGGCGGCGAGGTGGTGATGCGCAACGGCCGCGCGCCCGAGCGTGTCGCGATCGTGCACTGCGTCGGTTCGCGCGACGAGGATTACAACCGCTGGTGTTCGCGCGTCTGCTGCATGTACTCGCTGAAACTCGCGCATCTGGTGAAGGAGAAGACCGGCGCGGAGGTGTACAGTTTCTACATCGACATGCGCGCGGCGGGCAAGGGCATGGAGGAATTCTACAACCGTGTGTCGTCGGAGGGTGTACATCTCGTGCGCGGACGTGTCGCCGACATCACACCAGAAACGCTGCCCCCGCCTGAGGACGGCAGCGGTCGCGTGATAGTGCAGGCCGAGGACACACTGATCGGGCGGATACGAAAGATACCGGTGGACATGGTGATACTCTCCACCGGCCTCGAACCCCGGGAGGATGCGGAAGATGTGCGGCGCATGTTCACCATCTCCTGTTCCACCGGCGGCTTCTTCCTCGAGCGCCACCCGAAGCTCGCGCCCGTCAGCACCTTCACCGACGGCATCTACCTCGCCGGCGCCTGCCAGGGACCGAAGGACATTCCCGACACCGTCGCGCAGGCCGGAGGAGCCGCCGCGGAGGCGCTTGCGCTACTCGACGCGGGTTCGTTCGAGCTTGAACCCAACACGGCATATATCGACGATGATGCCTGTTCGGGCTGCCTGAGCTGCCTGCCGCTGTGCCCGTACACCGCGATCACACGCGACGACGAGACGAAGAAGGCGCGTATCAACGAGGCGCTCTGCAAGGGTTGTGGCACATGTGTCGCGTCCTGTCCGTCCGCATCCATTCGTCAACACCTGTTCGAAGACGCCGAGATTCTCAGCGAGATCGACGGCCTGCTCTCCTACCACTGA
- a CDS encoding Ni/Fe hydrogenase subunit alpha: MNDETRGTVQTQDVQITPREEGGRRITIDPITRLEGHGKIDIFLDDNGDVERAYFQVPELRGFEVFSVGRPAEDMPQITSRICGVCPTAHHMAGTKALDALYDVTPTTTAKKLRELLYNIFMLEDHALHVFVLGGPDFIVGPDAPAAQRNILGVIGAVGLEVGTRVIDMRKRLRGLLQHLGGKAIHPVFGLPGGVAKRLDPSELPRFREVARDGLDFARFTLKVFKDVVLKNDDYLKLITSYPYTHKTYYMGLVDSENRVNFYDGSIRVVDPNGEVYARFPGALYADYIAEHVEPWSYVKFCYLKPVGWNGFREGVDSGIYSVAPLARLNAAEGMATPEAQKAFDEYFATLSHPVHHTLANHWARVVEMVYAAERINELLDDPDITGTDIRAALTRQPSVGIGVVEAPRGTLIHHYESDERGVITRANLIVATQNNAARMAMSVEKAARGLIHNGEVSDGLLNKIEMAFRAYDPCHACATHSLPGQMPLIARILKRDGSLHRELRR, encoded by the coding sequence ATGAACGACGAGACGCGCGGCACAGTTCAGACACAGGACGTGCAGATCACACCACGCGAGGAGGGCGGTCGGCGTATCACCATCGATCCGATCACACGGCTCGAAGGGCATGGCAAGATCGACATTTTCCTCGATGACAACGGGGATGTGGAACGCGCCTACTTTCAGGTTCCGGAATTGCGGGGCTTCGAGGTGTTCAGCGTGGGTCGGCCGGCGGAGGATATGCCGCAGATCACGAGCCGCATATGCGGCGTCTGCCCCACAGCGCATCACATGGCCGGTACAAAGGCGCTCGACGCCCTCTACGACGTCACACCCACCACAACGGCGAAGAAGCTGCGCGAGCTGCTCTACAACATATTTATGCTCGAGGATCACGCGCTGCATGTGTTCGTCCTCGGCGGGCCCGACTTCATCGTGGGGCCCGACGCGCCCGCGGCGCAGCGCAACATACTCGGCGTGATCGGCGCGGTGGGACTCGAAGTGGGCACGCGTGTCATCGACATGCGGAAACGGCTGCGCGGCCTGTTACAACATCTCGGCGGCAAGGCGATACATCCCGTGTTCGGACTGCCGGGAGGTGTCGCGAAACGCCTGGATCCCTCCGAGCTGCCGCGTTTCCGCGAGGTGGCGCGCGACGGACTCGACTTCGCGCGTTTCACGCTGAAGGTGTTCAAAGACGTGGTGCTGAAGAACGACGACTACCTGAAATTGATCACCTCGTATCCATACACACACAAGACCTACTACATGGGGCTCGTCGATTCCGAGAACCGGGTCAATTTCTACGACGGAAGTATCAGGGTTGTGGATCCCAACGGTGAAGTATACGCGCGATTTCCCGGCGCGCTGTACGCCGATTACATCGCCGAACACGTGGAGCCGTGGAGTTACGTGAAGTTCTGCTACCTCAAACCCGTGGGATGGAACGGATTCCGCGAAGGTGTCGACAGCGGCATCTACTCGGTGGCGCCGCTGGCGCGGCTCAACGCGGCCGAGGGCATGGCCACGCCGGAGGCGCAGAAGGCCTTCGACGAATACTTCGCGACACTGAGCCATCCCGTGCATCACACACTCGCCAATCACTGGGCGCGCGTGGTTGAAATGGTGTATGCCGCGGAGCGTATCAACGAGCTTCTCGACGATCCCGACATCACCGGCACCGACATCCGCGCCGCATTGACGCGGCAGCCCTCGGTGGGCATCGGCGTCGTGGAGGCGCCGCGCGGCACGCTGATACATCACTACGAAAGCGATGAACGGGGCGTCATCACTCGCGCCAACCTCATCGTCGCGACGCAGAACAACGCGGCACGCATGGCCATGAGTGTGGAGAAGGCGGCCCGCGGACTCATTCACAACGGCGAAGTGTCGGACGGTCTGTTGAACAAAATCGAGATGGCATTTCGCGCCTATGATCCATGCCACGCCTGCGCCACACACAGTCTGCCGGGACAGATGCCGTTGATCGCGCGAATTCTGAAACGCGACGGATCGCTGCATCGAGAACTGCGCCGGTGA
- a CDS encoding (Fe-S)-binding protein, whose product MLATEHAVEQIWGVTLDRLYDSEEGRRILSCIQCGTCAGTCPHGEYMEYPARRIITMLKAGLIEDVFNSDSLVKCVNCYACQTKCPRNIRLTEILLPLVKEQSILRLAQMPAELQKAVENTYRYGNPMGESGRKRAQWTRTSPVPVRIFSEDPRPADALWFVESDLSFHPRGQDIARATARVFHAIGADVAILGNEERAAGDCGRLSWEPGLSEALIDYTMSILQKYRFNRIIVSDPHALDAFKYRYPMFGFDYPVESVLGFVAARLDVLAPQLTSPIHKTATYHDSCCLGRHNALFDEPRALLKAIPGLSLVEMAHNRENAVCCGGGGGGMWLDTYYKARNMERLSDRRIREAIATGADVLAIACPYEVSRFEDAVKVAGMDQRMEVRDIMELLVESLGGQ is encoded by the coding sequence ATGCTTGCCACCGAACATGCCGTCGAACAGATCTGGGGAGTGACGCTGGATCGTTTGTACGATTCCGAGGAGGGACGCAGAATTCTTTCCTGCATCCAATGCGGCACCTGCGCGGGCACGTGCCCGCATGGTGAGTACATGGAGTATCCGGCGCGCCGCATCATCACGATGCTGAAAGCGGGGTTGATCGAAGACGTCTTCAATTCCGACAGTCTCGTCAAGTGCGTCAACTGTTACGCGTGCCAGACGAAGTGTCCGCGCAACATCCGTCTCACGGAGATCCTTCTGCCGCTGGTCAAGGAGCAGAGCATATTGCGGCTCGCGCAGATGCCCGCCGAATTACAGAAGGCGGTTGAAAACACGTACCGCTATGGCAATCCGATGGGCGAATCGGGAAGAAAGCGCGCGCAGTGGACGCGCACGAGTCCCGTGCCCGTACGGATATTCTCCGAAGATCCGCGACCGGCCGATGCGCTCTGGTTCGTCGAATCCGATCTGTCATTCCATCCCCGCGGCCAGGATATCGCGCGCGCGACGGCCCGCGTCTTTCACGCCATCGGCGCCGACGTGGCCATACTCGGAAACGAGGAACGCGCGGCGGGCGACTGCGGACGTCTCTCCTGGGAGCCGGGCCTGTCGGAGGCGCTCATCGACTACACCATGTCCATCCTTCAGAAATACCGATTCAACCGGATCATCGTATCCGATCCCCATGCGCTGGACGCGTTCAAGTACCGCTACCCGATGTTCGGTTTTGATTACCCGGTGGAATCGGTCCTCGGCTTCGTCGCCGCGCGGCTCGACGTGCTCGCGCCGCAGCTTACCTCGCCCATACACAAGACGGCGACGTATCACGACTCGTGCTGCCTCGGCCGCCACAACGCCCTGTTCGACGAACCGCGCGCACTGCTGAAGGCCATACCGGGACTCTCGCTCGTGGAGATGGCGCACAACCGCGAGAACGCGGTGTGCTGCGGCGGCGGGGGCGGCGGCATGTGGCTTGACACCTACTACAAGGCGCGCAACATGGAACGCCTGTCGGACCGGCGCATTCGCGAGGCCATCGCAACAGGCGCCGACGTGCTTGCCATCGCGTGTCCATACGAGGTGTCGCGGTTCGAGGACGCCGTAAAGGTGGCCGGCATGGACCAGCGCATGGAGGTACGCGACATAATGGAATTGCTCGTCGAATCGCTCGGAGGACAATAA
- a CDS encoding oxidoreductase: MSDKPKVGLYWCASCGGCEESVVDLAEDILAVVDAVDIVFWPVAMDFKKSDIEAMPDASIFATLVNGAVRTSEQEEMARLLRRKSQVLIAYGSCAHSGGIPALANLYEKERILQYVYHDASTVDNTEGVRPQAKHSENGFAVTLPRFRATVRSLGQVVDVDYTIPGCPPTPRLLKEALFALLGGARPPKGTVLAPDTALCDECPRRDSKPVDLHFDAFGRPHTTLVRDDTCFLAAAVPCMGPATRGGCEALCPSGNMPCTGCFGPTSRVLDQGAKMMSSLASNIGAEEPEAIRSVLDTIPDPLGTFYRYGLATSLLRRVHNSQTDSPQS, from the coding sequence ATGTCTGACAAACCGAAGGTGGGGTTGTACTGGTGCGCATCCTGCGGCGGTTGTGAGGAATCGGTGGTGGATCTCGCCGAGGACATTCTGGCCGTGGTGGATGCGGTGGACATCGTATTCTGGCCCGTCGCAATGGACTTCAAAAAAAGCGACATCGAGGCGATGCCCGACGCGAGCATCTTTGCGACGCTGGTCAACGGCGCCGTGCGCACATCCGAACAGGAAGAGATGGCGCGGCTGCTGCGCCGCAAGAGCCAGGTTCTGATCGCCTACGGATCGTGCGCGCACAGCGGTGGCATTCCTGCGCTCGCGAATCTGTACGAGAAGGAACGGATCCTGCAGTACGTCTACCACGACGCAAGCACCGTCGACAATACGGAGGGTGTGCGCCCTCAAGCGAAACACAGCGAAAACGGATTTGCCGTCACCCTGCCCCGCTTCCGCGCCACGGTGCGGAGTCTGGGTCAGGTCGTGGATGTCGATTACACGATCCCCGGCTGTCCGCCGACACCACGTCTCCTCAAGGAGGCGCTGTTCGCGTTGCTCGGCGGAGCGCGACCGCCCAAGGGTACGGTGCTCGCGCCCGACACCGCGCTCTGCGACGAGTGCCCCCGGCGCGACAGCAAGCCGGTGGATCTGCACTTCGACGCGTTCGGACGACCACACACGACACTCGTCCGCGACGACACGTGTTTCCTCGCGGCGGCGGTACCCTGCATGGGTCCTGCAACACGCGGCGGCTGCGAGGCGCTGTGTCCCTCCGGCAACATGCCCTGCACGGGGTGTTTCGGCCCCACGTCCCGGGTGCTGGATCAGGGCGCGAAGATGATGTCGTCGCTCGCCTCGAACATCGGCGCGGAGGAGCCGGAGGCGATTCGCTCCGTGCTCGACACCATTCCGGATCCACTCGGCACCTTCTACCGGTACGGACTGGCGACGTCGCTGCTGCGGCGCGTTCACAATTCCCAGACAGACTCCCCACAATCTTGA
- a CDS encoding hydrogenase maturation protease → MTTLVLGLGNDILGDDGVGIEAARGLRALGGTDIEVIESAEAGLALLEILEGYDTALILDAMCTGVHTPGSIVEFGPESFRTVTAPSPHYAGLPEVLAMADVLELSFPRTIRILAMEVEDPYSIHEGLSPAVRAALPEFITRAAALLASNG, encoded by the coding sequence ATGACAACACTCGTTCTCGGTCTCGGCAACGACATACTCGGCGACGACGGCGTGGGCATCGAGGCGGCCCGCGGATTGCGCGCGCTTGGCGGCACGGACATCGAGGTTATCGAATCGGCCGAGGCGGGCCTCGCGCTGCTTGAGATTCTCGAGGGCTACGACACGGCGCTGATTCTCGACGCGATGTGCACGGGCGTCCATACACCCGGCAGCATTGTGGAGTTCGGCCCGGAATCGTTCCGCACCGTCACGGCTCCATCGCCGCATTATGCCGGGCTCCCCGAGGTGCTTGCCATGGCGGATGTGCTCGAACTGTCCTTCCCGCGCACGATACGTATCCTCGCGATGGAGGTCGAGGATCCGTATTCCATTCACGAGGGCCTGTCGCCCGCTGTCAGGGCCGCATTGCCGGAGTTCATCACACGCGCGGCGGCGCTGCTGGCTTCGAACGGGTAA
- a CDS encoding hydrogenase iron-sulfur subunit, with protein MNDTVEQTDTAPAWRPCIVAFFCTWCTYTAADLAGVARMKYAPNTRVIRVMCSGRIDPQFILAAFARGADGVLVGGCHPGDCHYAEGNTKMLRRAELVHRVLDGMGIARERFRLEWISASEGDKVKSVINGMVDTLTVLGPLNLPGTFQSWDNELEEGNEARALQLEEEPSHV; from the coding sequence ATGAACGACACTGTCGAACAAACGGACACGGCTCCCGCGTGGCGGCCGTGCATCGTGGCCTTTTTCTGCACGTGGTGCACATACACGGCGGCGGATCTTGCCGGTGTGGCGCGCATGAAATACGCACCGAACACACGCGTGATACGCGTCATGTGTTCCGGACGCATCGATCCGCAATTTATCCTGGCGGCGTTCGCGCGCGGCGCCGACGGCGTGCTGGTCGGCGGCTGTCATCCCGGCGATTGCCACTACGCCGAAGGCAACACGAAGATGCTGCGACGCGCCGAACTTGTACATCGCGTTCTCGACGGCATGGGTATTGCCCGTGAGCGTTTCCGGCTCGAGTGGATCTCCGCCTCGGAAGGCGACAAGGTGAAGAGTGTCATCAACGGCATGGTGGACACACTCACGGTGCTCGGACCGCTGAACCTGCCCGGAACCTTTCAGTCGTGGGACAACGAGTTGGAGGAAGGAAACGAGGCGCGTGCACTGCAGTTGGAGGAGGAACCAAGCCATGTCTGA